The Gouania willdenowi chromosome 20, fGouWil2.1, whole genome shotgun sequence genome window below encodes:
- the tgfbr1b gene encoding TGF-beta receptor type-1b — protein MGTLLFQLLVLLTGTRIRDINALQCYCDRCSANSSCITDGVCFVAIRKSGSRFTIEQRQCVRENELIPRDRPFICAPSVKHDSGIYPMCCTTDDCNKEPDLEIFPVPTIKTPPLGPVALAAVIAGPVCVLCLLLVLAFYICHSHRGLGAGGAGAHHHHHRVPNEEDPSMDHPFITVGTTLKELIYDMTTSGSGSGLPLLVQRTIARTIILQESIGKGRFGEVWRGKWRGEEVAVKIFSSREERSWFREAEIYQTVMLRHENILGFIAADNKDNGTWTQLWLVSDYHEHGSLFDYLNRYTVTVEGMIKLSLSTASGLAHLHMEIVGTQGKPAIAHRDLKSKNILVKKNGTCCIADLGLAVRHDSATDTIDIAPNHRVGTKRYMAPEVLDDSINMKHFESFKRADIYAMGLVFWEIASRCSMGGIHEDYQLPYHDLVQSDPSVEEMRKVVCEQKLRPNIPNRWQSCEALRVMAKIMRECWYANGAARLTALRIKKTLSQLSQQEGIKM, from the exons CTCTCCAGTGTTACTGTGACCGCTGCAGTGCCAACTCCAGCTGCATCACAGATGGCGTCTGTTTCGTTGCCATCCGAAAATCGGGCAGCCGGTTCACCATAGAGCAACGCCAGTGCGTCCGTGAAAATGAACTGATCCCACGGGACCGGCCTTTTATCTGTGCCCCATCTGTCAAGCATGATAGTGGCATCTATCCAATGTGCTGCACCACAGACGACTGCAACAAGGAGCCTGACTTGGAGATCTTTCCAG TCCCGACAATAAAGACTCCTCCTCTGGGGCCAGTGGCCCTTGCAGCAGTCATTGCAGGCCCCGTTTGTGTCCTCTGCCTGCTGCTAGTGTTGGCGTTCTATATTTGCCATAGTCACAGAGGCCTTGGGGCTGGAGGCGCCGGTgcccaccatcaccaccaccggGTACCCAATGAGGAGGACCCCTCCATGGATCACCCTTTTATCACTGTGGGAACAACACTGAAGGAACTCATCTATGACATGACGACATCAGGCTCAGGATCAG GCCTACCACTACTTGTCCAGAGGACCATTGCCAGAACCATTATCCTTCAGGAGAGCATTGGGAAGGGTCGCTTTGGTGAGGTGTGGCGTGGTAAATGGCGTGGTGAAGAGGTGGCTGTAAAAATCTTCTCCTCCCGCGAGGAGCGCTCCTGGTTCCGAGAGGCAGAGATCTATCAAACAGTGATGCTAAGGCATGAGAATATCCTGGGATTCATTGCTGCTGACAATAAAG ATAATGGGACCTGGACTCAGCTGTGGCTAGTGTCAGACTACCATGAACACGGATCCCTGTTTGACTACCTAAACCGCTACACTGTCACTGTGGAGGGCATGATCAAACTCTCCCTGTCCACTGCCAGTGGCCTTGCGCATCTCCACATGGAGATAGTGGGAACACAAG GAAAACCTGCCATCGCCCACAGAGACCTAAAGTCTAAGAACATTCTGGTTAAGAAAAATGGAACTTGCTGTATTGCTGACCTGGGCCTGGCTGTGCGCCACGACTCTGCCACTGACACCATTGACATCGCTCCAAACCACAGAGTGGGGACTAAAAG GTATATGGCTCCAGAGGTTCTGGATGATTCAattaacatgaaacattttgagtCTTTCAAACGAGCTGATATCTACGCCATGGGCCTGGTTTTCTGGGAGATTGCCAGCCGCTGTTCCATGGGAG gcaTTCATGAAGATTACCAGCTGCCCTACCATGACCTGGTCCAGTCAGATCCATCAGTGGAGGAAATGAGGAAGGTGGTTTGTGAACAGAAGCTTCGACCCAACATTCCCAACCGCTGGCAGAGCTGTGAG GCCCTACGTGTGATGGCAAAGATCATGAGGGAGTGCTGGTACGCAAATGGTGCTGCACGGCTGACGGCTCTTCGAATCAAGAAAACGCTGTCCCAACTCAGCCAACAGGAGGGAATCAAGATGTAG